A genome region from Macrotis lagotis isolate mMagLag1 chromosome 4, bilby.v1.9.chrom.fasta, whole genome shotgun sequence includes the following:
- the LOC141520115 gene encoding olfactory receptor 6E1-like, translating to MGNSTTITEIILLGLTDACEFQIPIFMGFLLTYLITLLGNLLIIVVTLMDHHLHTPMYYFLRNFAVLEIWFTSAIFPKMLNNILTGNKIISLLGCFLQFFFYFFLGTTEFLLLAVMSFDRYVAICNPLRYATIMNKRVCVQLVLSSWVGGFLLIIVPSCITFHQPFCGPNVINHFFCDSFPLLELVCADTSLVELIGFVIANISLLGTLSVTASCYGQILYTILRIPSAKERQKAFSTCSSHIIVVSLFYGSCIFMYIRAGKGSEGEKLNKVVVILNTVVTPMLNPFIYTLRNKQVKRVIREKVGKWISQT from the coding sequence ATGGGGAACAGTACCACTATTACTGAGATCATTCTTCTGGGACTCACAGATGCCTGTGAATTCCAGATACCAATCTTCATGGGGTTCCTCCTGACCTACCTCATCACCCTGCTAGGGAACCTACTCATCATTGTTGTCACCTTGATGGATCATCACCTTCACACCCCCATGTACTACTTTCTGAGAAACTTTGCCGTTCTGGAGATCTGGTTCACCTCTGCCATCTTTCCCAAGATGCTGAACAACATTCTGACAGGGAACAAGATCATCTCTTTACTGGGATGCTTTCTACagttcttcttctacttcttcttaGGAACTACAGAATTTCTTCTCTTGGCTGTAATGTCCTTTGATCGATACGTGGCGATCTGTAACCCCTTGCGTTATGCCACCATCATGAACAAAAGGGTCTGTGTGCAGCTGGTGCTGTCCTCATGGGTGGGAGGCTTCCTTCTCATCATTGTCCCAAGCTGTATCACATTTCATCAGCCTTTCTGTGGCCCCAATGTCATCAATCACTTTTTCTGTGACAGTTTCCCACTGCTAGAACTGGTTTGTGCAGATACAAGCCTGGTAGAACTAATAGGCTTTGTCATAGCCAATATCAGTCTCCTGGGGACTTTATCTGTCACTGCCTCCTGTTATGGCCAAATCCTATATACAATCCTGCGCATCCCCTCAGCCAAGGAGAGACAGAAAGCCTTTTCCACATGTTCTTCCCACATCATTGTGGTATCACTTTTTTATGGCAGCTGCATCTTTATGTATATCAGGGCAGGTAAGGGCAGTGAGGGAGAGAAACTAAACAAGGTGGTAGTCATCCTCAACACTGTGGTGACCCCAATGCTCAACCCTTTCATCTACACCCTGAGAAACAAACAGGTGAAGCGGGTGATTAGGGAAAAGGTGGGCAAGTGGATTTCACAGACCTGA
- the LOC141522781 gene encoding olfactory receptor 6E1-like yields the protein MDEAPALEPQAPEPISSLNIGNSTTITEIILLGLTDACEFQIPIFMGLLLTYLITLLGNLLIIVVTLMDRRLYTPMYYFLRNFAVLEIWFTSIIFPKMLNNILTGNKTISLLGCFLQGFLYFFLGTTEFLLLAVMSFDRYVAICNPLCYAIIMSKRVCVQLVLSSWVGGFLLIIIPSGITFQQPFCGPNVINHFFCDNFPLLELVCADTSLVELIGFVVANISLLGTLSVTAPCYGHILYTILHIPSAKERQKAFSTCSSHIIVVSLFYGSCIFMYVRAGKGSEGENLNKVVAILNTVVTPMLNPFIYTLRNKQVKLVIREKVGKWIT from the exons atggatgaagcaccagccctggagccccAAGCACCTGAGCctatatccagcctc AACATAGGGAACAGTACCACTATTACTGAGATCATTCTTCTGGGACTCACAGATGCCTGTGAATTCCAGATACCAATTTTCATGGGGCTCCTCCTGACCTACCTCATCACCCTGCTAGGGAACCTCCTCATCATTGTCGTCACCCTGATGGACAGACGTCTATATACCCCCATGTACTACTTCCTAAGAAACTTTGCTGTTCTAGAGATCTGGTTCACTTCTATTATCTTTCCCAAGATGCTGAACAACATCCTAACAGGAAACAAGACCATCTCCTTATTGGGATGCTTCCTGCAGGGTTTTCTTTACTTCTTCCTAGGAACTACAGAATTTCTTCTCCTGGCTGTAATGTCCTTTGATCGATATGTGGCAATCTGTAACCCTTTATGTTATGCCATTATCATGAGCAAAAGGGTCTGTGTACAGCTGGTGCTGTCCTCATGGGTGGGAGGCTTCCTTCTCATCATTATACCTAGTGGCATCACATTTCAGCAGCCTTTCTGTGGCCCCAATGTCATCAATCACTTTTTCTGTGATAATTTCCCATTGTTAGAACTAGTATGTGCAGACACAAGCCTTGTGGAATTGATAGGCTTTGTTGTGGCCAATATTAGTCTGCTGGGTACTTTATCTGTCACTGCCCCGTGTTATGGTCATATTCTATACACAATCTTGCACATCCCCTCAGCCAAGGAGAGACAGAAAGCCTTTTCCACTTGTTCCTCTCACATCATTGTGGTATCACTTTTTTATGGCAGCTGCATTTTTATGTATGTCAGGGCAGGGAAGGGCAGTGAAGGGGAGAACCTAAACAAGGTGGTGGCCATCCTCAACACTGTGGTAACCCCAATGCTCAACCCTTTCATCTACACCCTGAGGAACAAACAGGTGAAACTGGTGATTAGGGAAAAGGTGGGCAAGTGGATCACCTAG